A window of the Salvelinus fontinalis isolate EN_2023a chromosome 14, ASM2944872v1, whole genome shotgun sequence genome harbors these coding sequences:
- the LOC129810553 gene encoding replication factor C subunit 4-like gives MQAFLKGTSTQGTRPLKEKGTGTSGEKKQKSVPWVEKYRPKCMEEVAFQEEVVAVLKKTIEGADLPNLLFYGPPGTGKTSTILAAARELYGPELYRQRVLELNASDERGIQVVREKVKRFAQLTVAGHRTDGKPCPPFKIIILDEADSMTNAAQAALRRTMEKESRTTRFCLICNYVSRIIEPLTSRCSKFRFKPLANQVQEERLLDICDKENLKYSKEGIAALVKVSEGDLRKAITFLQSAARLNTDNEITENAVIEIAGVVPPKMIDNLLKICFKGTFEKLEIAVRNMVDEGYAATQIINQLHEAIIEEELNDKQKSAITEKMAVVDKCLVDGADEYLQMLSMCSVIMQQATLSN, from the exons ATGCAGGCGTTTTTGAAAGGAACATCAACTCAAGGCACCAGACCTCTGAAAGAGAAAGGCACAGGGACCAGTGGAGAGAAGAAGCAGAAATCTGTCCCCTGGGTAGAGAAATA TCGACCAAAATGTATGGAAGAGGTGGCGTTTCAAGAGGAGGTGGTTGCTGTGCTGAAGAAGACTATAGAGGGCGCTGAT CTCCCCAATCTGCTGTTCTATGGACCACCTGGAACAGGAAAGACCTCCACCATCCTGGCTGCAGCCAGGGAACTTTATGG GCCAGAGCTGTACCGACAGAGAGTGCTGGAGCTGAATGCCTCCGATGAGAGAGGGATTCAGGTGGTGAGAGAGAAAGTCAAGAGATTTGCCCAGCTGACTGTAGCAGGCCACCGCACTGA TGGGAAACCATGCCCACCCTTTAAGATCATCATCCTGGATGAGGCTGACTCAATGACCAATGCTGCTCAGGCTGCTCTCAGACGCACCATGGAGAAGGAGTCCCGGACCACCCGCTTCTGTCTCATCTGCAACTACGTCAGCAG GATTATTGAGCCCCTGACATCCAGATGCTCCAAATTCCGCTTCAAACCTCTAGCAAATCAGGTCCAAGAAGAGCGCCTGCTGGATATCTGTGACAAGGAGAATCTCAAGTACTCAAAGGAG GGTATTGCAGCGTTGGTGAAGGTTTCAGAAGGGGATCTTAGAAAAGCCATAACCTTTCTTCAAAGTGCTGCACGGCTGAACACAGATAATGAGATCACAGAGAATGCGGTCATAGAGATAGCAGGG GTTGTTCCTCCCAAGATGATTGACAATTTGCTCAAAATCTGTTTCAAGGGAACATTTGAAAAACTAGAGATTGCTGTTCGG AACATGGTAGATGAGGGCTATGCTGCCACACAAATCATCAACCAGCTACACGAAGCCATCATAGAGGAAGAGCTGAATGACAAGCAGAAGTCTGCCATCACAGAAAAGATGGCA GTGGTTGACAAGTGTTTAGTGGATGGTGCAGATGAGTACCTGCAGATGCTGAGTATGTGTTCTGTGATCATGCAGCAAGCTACTCTGAGTAACTGA
- the LOC129810551 gene encoding uncharacterized protein LOC129810551, which produces MESSMKKAVVERRSRLLYLSMRRREKIRKAIMDKRMEIQRHIRHRMYILKKMKRLAHTFQPPPSSPSRPSSPSRPSPMRHYSPAEPKSDWWERVVTKEFHPQDWINTFHLTKDTFDQLCDQLRPEVKDPTCHVSLEKRVAMVILRLATNLDYLSIGDLLGTSSTTVIKCVRDICNIIVTVLKPLFIHQPSEQELEEIAAAFNTQWGFPHCVGVIDSLHISVKSQSQTSDGWNSKGWPSTVVQGVVNGHGHFWDIRVGFSGSTDDATILQGSELWMLAREGGLSPKTPHKLMGQPLGYVLLGDAAFPLQTWLLKCYPESPQLTPQQRAFNTQLSHARTPIEGTFRRLKARWQCLKRNNSNAALIPVMTQACCILHNMCEMNNDPFMEKWLEETSQSLSQPCDLAPACLDDSNGEAVRSLLCDYLHQLPESQKQDSTHAAPPDLADSRPVTLSECAEAVNILTTLD; this is translated from the exons ATGGAGAGTTCTATGAAGAAAGCTGTTGTGGAACGGAGGTCGAGGCTTCTGTATTTGTCCATGAGGCGTAGAGAGAAGATTAGGAAAGCCATCATGGATAAACGGATGGAAATCCAACGGCATATCAGACATAGAATGTATATCCTCAAAAAAATGAAGAGGCTTGCACATACA TTTCAGCCACCACCAAGCTCACCTTCAAGACCATCCTCCCCCTCAAGACCCTCACCCATGAGACATTACTCACCTGCAGAGCCTAAATCAGACTGGTGGGAGAGGGTTGTGACTAAGGAGTTCCATCCTCAAGACTGGATCAACACATTCCATCTGACCAAGGACACATTTGACCAACTCTGTGACCAGCTCAGGCCGGAAGTAAAAGATCCTACCTGTCATGTCTCTCTGGAGAAACGCGTGGCAATGGTTATATTACGGTTGGCCACCAACTTGGACTATCTCTCTATCGGTGACCTACTTGGCACAAGCAGCACCACAGTAATCAAATGTGTACGAGACATATGCAATATCATTGTGACAGTGCTGAAGCCACTCTTCATTCATCAGCCAAGTGAACAGGAGCTGGAGGAAATTGCAGCTGCGTTCAACACACAGTGGGGTTTCCCTCATTGTGTGGGTGTCATTGATTCCCTTCACATTTCTGTGAAATCTCAAAGCCAAACCAGTGATGGCTGGAACAGCAAAGGATGGCCCTCCACGGTGGTGCAGGGAGTTGTGAATGGACATGGTCACTTCTGGGACATCCGTGTAGGCTTTTCAGGCAGCACTGATGATGCAACCATACTGCAGGGCTCTGAACTATGGATGTTGGCGAGAGAAGGGGGACTGTCACCGAAGACACCTCACAAACTCATGGGCCAACCTCTTGGCTATGTGCTGTTGGGTGATGCAGCCTTTCCTTTGCAGACCTGGTTGCTCAAATGTTATCCAGAGTCACCTCAACTAACACCTCAGCAACGTGCATTTAATACTCAGCTAAGCCATGCACGGACCCCTATTGAGGGTACCTTTCGTCGCCTGAAAGCCCGCTGGCAGTGCTTAAAGCGCAACAACAGCAATGCTGCCCTGATCCCTGTGATGACTCAGGCATGCTGCATTCTACATAATATGTGTGAGATGAATAATGATCCCTTTATGGAGAAGTGGCTTGAAGAGACGAGCCAAAGCCTTTCCCAGCCGTGTGACCTAGCTCCTGCATGTCTGGATGACTCCAATGGCGAGGCGGTGAGGTCTTTGCTATGTGATTACCTCCATCAGCTACCAGAATCACAGAAGCAGGACAGTACACATGCAGCGCCACCTGACCTGGCAGACTCTCGCCCTGTCACACTCTCCGAGTGTGCTGAAGCAGTCAACATATTAACTACACTAGACTGA
- the LOC129810549 gene encoding fizzy-related protein homolog isoform X2: MDQEYQRRLLRQINIQNENTSPIKVPEVMRNLTPNNSPMSSPSKHGDRFIPSRAGANWNINFHRINENEKSPSPNRKTKDVTSDSSKDGLAYSALLKNELLGAGIDKVQDPQTEDRRLQPSTPEKRSLFSYSLSARSTTDEDNGISPYSLSPVSSKSQKLLRSPRKQTRKISKIPFKVLDAPELQDDFYLNLVDWSALNVLSVGLGTCVYLWSACTSQVTRLCDLSVEGNSVTSVGWSERGNHVAVGTHKGYVQIWDAAAGKKLFTLEGHTARVGALAWNADQLSSGSRDRMILQRDIRTPPLQSDRQLQGHRQEVCGLKWSTDHQLLASGGNDNKLLVWNHSSTAPVQQYTDHLAAVKAIAWSPHQHGLLASGGGTADRCIRFWNTLTAQPLQCMDTGSQVCNLAWSKHANELVSTHGYSQNQILVWKYPALSQVAKLTGHSYRVLYLAMSPDGEAIVTGAGDETLRFWNLFSKTRSTKESVSVLNLFTRIR, translated from the exons ATGGACCAAGAGTATCAGCGTCGCCTGCTTCGGCAGATCAACATTCAGAACGAAAACACCAGCCCCATT AAGGTGCCCGAGGTGATGCGAAACCTGACGCCCAACAACTCCCCAATGTCCTCTCCCAGCAAGCATGGTGACAGGTTCATCCCATCCCGTGCAGGGGCCAACTGGAACATCAACTTCCACAGAATCAAT GAGAATGAGAAATCACCAAGCCCGAATAGAAAAACAAAGGATGTGACATCTGATAGCAGCAAGG ATGGGCTGGCCTACTCTGCTTTGCTGAAAAATGAGCTGCTCGGAGCAGGCATTGACAAAGTTCAGGACCCCCAGACAGAGGACAGACGGTTGCAGCCATCCACGCCGGAAAAGAGGAGTCTCTTCAGT TACTCACTCAGTGCTAGGAGCACAACAGATGAGGACAATGGCATCTCTCCCTACTCATTGTCACCTGTCAGTAGCAAAAG TCAGAAGTTGCTACGGTCACCCAGGAAGCAGACTCGTAAAATCTCAAAGATCCCATTCAAGGTCTTGGATGCTCCAGAACTACAGGATGACTTCTACCTCAACCTTGTGGACTGGTCTGCTTTAAATGTGCTGAGTGTTGGCTTAGGCACATGCGTCTATCTCTGGAGTGCCTGCACCAGCCAG GTAACTCGTCTGTGTGACTTATCAGTGGAGGGAAATTCTGTTACATCCGTGGGCTGGTCAGAGAGA GGCAATCATGTGGCGGTGGGGACTCACAAAGGCTACGTACAGATCTGGGATGCAGCAGCTGGCAAAAAGCTCTTTACGCTAGAGGGTCACACTGCTAGAGTTG GTGCACTGGCATGGAACGCAGACCAGTTGTCATCAGGTAGTCGAGACCGTATGATCCTGCAGAGGGACATTCGCACACCACCTCTCCAGTCTGACCGTCAGTTGCAGGGTCACCGGCAGGAAGTGTGTGGTCTGAAGTGGAGTACAGACCACCAGCTGCTTGCCTCTGGGGGCAACGACAATAAG CTGCTTGTGTGGAACCACTCTAGTACGGCACCAGTGCAGCAGTACACGGATCACCTAGCTGCAGTCAAAGCCATCGCCTGGTCCCCCCACCAGCACGGGCTGTTGGCATCTGGGGGAGGAACGGCTGACCGCTGCATTCGCTTCTGGAACACACTCACCGCACAGCCACTGCAGTGCATGGACACAGGCTCGCAGGTCTGCAACCTGGCATGGTCGAAACATGCCAATGAACTG GTCAGCACACATGGTTACTCTCAGAATCAGATCCTGGTGTGGAAATATCCTGCACTCAGTCAAGTAGCCAAGCTTACTGGACACTCGTACAGGGTGCTCTACCTG GCAATGTCTCCTGATGGTGAGGCCATCGTCACAGGGGCTGGTGATGAAACGCTACGCTTCTGGAATCTCTTTAGTAAAACACGGTCAACAAAG GAATCAGTGTCAGTTTTAAACCTCTTTACCAGGATAAGATAA
- the LOC129810549 gene encoding fizzy-related protein homolog isoform X1, translating to MDQEYQRRLLRQINIQNENTSPIKVPEVMRNLTPNNSPMSSPSKHGDRFIPSRAGANWNINFHRINENEKSPSPNRKTKDVTSDSSKADGLAYSALLKNELLGAGIDKVQDPQTEDRRLQPSTPEKRSLFSYSLSARSTTDEDNGISPYSLSPVSSKSQKLLRSPRKQTRKISKIPFKVLDAPELQDDFYLNLVDWSALNVLSVGLGTCVYLWSACTSQVTRLCDLSVEGNSVTSVGWSERGNHVAVGTHKGYVQIWDAAAGKKLFTLEGHTARVGALAWNADQLSSGSRDRMILQRDIRTPPLQSDRQLQGHRQEVCGLKWSTDHQLLASGGNDNKLLVWNHSSTAPVQQYTDHLAAVKAIAWSPHQHGLLASGGGTADRCIRFWNTLTAQPLQCMDTGSQVCNLAWSKHANELVSTHGYSQNQILVWKYPALSQVAKLTGHSYRVLYLAMSPDGEAIVTGAGDETLRFWNLFSKTRSTKESVSVLNLFTRIR from the exons ATGGACCAAGAGTATCAGCGTCGCCTGCTTCGGCAGATCAACATTCAGAACGAAAACACCAGCCCCATT AAGGTGCCCGAGGTGATGCGAAACCTGACGCCCAACAACTCCCCAATGTCCTCTCCCAGCAAGCATGGTGACAGGTTCATCCCATCCCGTGCAGGGGCCAACTGGAACATCAACTTCCACAGAATCAAT GAGAATGAGAAATCACCAAGCCCGAATAGAAAAACAAAGGATGTGACATCTGATAGCAGCAAGG CAGATGGGCTGGCCTACTCTGCTTTGCTGAAAAATGAGCTGCTCGGAGCAGGCATTGACAAAGTTCAGGACCCCCAGACAGAGGACAGACGGTTGCAGCCATCCACGCCGGAAAAGAGGAGTCTCTTCAGT TACTCACTCAGTGCTAGGAGCACAACAGATGAGGACAATGGCATCTCTCCCTACTCATTGTCACCTGTCAGTAGCAAAAG TCAGAAGTTGCTACGGTCACCCAGGAAGCAGACTCGTAAAATCTCAAAGATCCCATTCAAGGTCTTGGATGCTCCAGAACTACAGGATGACTTCTACCTCAACCTTGTGGACTGGTCTGCTTTAAATGTGCTGAGTGTTGGCTTAGGCACATGCGTCTATCTCTGGAGTGCCTGCACCAGCCAG GTAACTCGTCTGTGTGACTTATCAGTGGAGGGAAATTCTGTTACATCCGTGGGCTGGTCAGAGAGA GGCAATCATGTGGCGGTGGGGACTCACAAAGGCTACGTACAGATCTGGGATGCAGCAGCTGGCAAAAAGCTCTTTACGCTAGAGGGTCACACTGCTAGAGTTG GTGCACTGGCATGGAACGCAGACCAGTTGTCATCAGGTAGTCGAGACCGTATGATCCTGCAGAGGGACATTCGCACACCACCTCTCCAGTCTGACCGTCAGTTGCAGGGTCACCGGCAGGAAGTGTGTGGTCTGAAGTGGAGTACAGACCACCAGCTGCTTGCCTCTGGGGGCAACGACAATAAG CTGCTTGTGTGGAACCACTCTAGTACGGCACCAGTGCAGCAGTACACGGATCACCTAGCTGCAGTCAAAGCCATCGCCTGGTCCCCCCACCAGCACGGGCTGTTGGCATCTGGGGGAGGAACGGCTGACCGCTGCATTCGCTTCTGGAACACACTCACCGCACAGCCACTGCAGTGCATGGACACAGGCTCGCAGGTCTGCAACCTGGCATGGTCGAAACATGCCAATGAACTG GTCAGCACACATGGTTACTCTCAGAATCAGATCCTGGTGTGGAAATATCCTGCACTCAGTCAAGTAGCCAAGCTTACTGGACACTCGTACAGGGTGCTCTACCTG GCAATGTCTCCTGATGGTGAGGCCATCGTCACAGGGGCTGGTGATGAAACGCTACGCTTCTGGAATCTCTTTAGTAAAACACGGTCAACAAAG GAATCAGTGTCAGTTTTAAACCTCTTTACCAGGATAAGATAA
- the LOC129810549 gene encoding fizzy-related protein homolog isoform X3 gives MDQEYQRRLLRQINIQNENTSPIENEKSPSPNRKTKDVTSDSSKADGLAYSALLKNELLGAGIDKVQDPQTEDRRLQPSTPEKRSLFSYSLSARSTTDEDNGISPYSLSPVSSKSQKLLRSPRKQTRKISKIPFKVLDAPELQDDFYLNLVDWSALNVLSVGLGTCVYLWSACTSQVTRLCDLSVEGNSVTSVGWSERGNHVAVGTHKGYVQIWDAAAGKKLFTLEGHTARVGALAWNADQLSSGSRDRMILQRDIRTPPLQSDRQLQGHRQEVCGLKWSTDHQLLASGGNDNKLLVWNHSSTAPVQQYTDHLAAVKAIAWSPHQHGLLASGGGTADRCIRFWNTLTAQPLQCMDTGSQVCNLAWSKHANELVSTHGYSQNQILVWKYPALSQVAKLTGHSYRVLYLAMSPDGEAIVTGAGDETLRFWNLFSKTRSTKESVSVLNLFTRIR, from the exons ATGGACCAAGAGTATCAGCGTCGCCTGCTTCGGCAGATCAACATTCAGAACGAAAACACCAGCCCCATT GAGAATGAGAAATCACCAAGCCCGAATAGAAAAACAAAGGATGTGACATCTGATAGCAGCAAGG CAGATGGGCTGGCCTACTCTGCTTTGCTGAAAAATGAGCTGCTCGGAGCAGGCATTGACAAAGTTCAGGACCCCCAGACAGAGGACAGACGGTTGCAGCCATCCACGCCGGAAAAGAGGAGTCTCTTCAGT TACTCACTCAGTGCTAGGAGCACAACAGATGAGGACAATGGCATCTCTCCCTACTCATTGTCACCTGTCAGTAGCAAAAG TCAGAAGTTGCTACGGTCACCCAGGAAGCAGACTCGTAAAATCTCAAAGATCCCATTCAAGGTCTTGGATGCTCCAGAACTACAGGATGACTTCTACCTCAACCTTGTGGACTGGTCTGCTTTAAATGTGCTGAGTGTTGGCTTAGGCACATGCGTCTATCTCTGGAGTGCCTGCACCAGCCAG GTAACTCGTCTGTGTGACTTATCAGTGGAGGGAAATTCTGTTACATCCGTGGGCTGGTCAGAGAGA GGCAATCATGTGGCGGTGGGGACTCACAAAGGCTACGTACAGATCTGGGATGCAGCAGCTGGCAAAAAGCTCTTTACGCTAGAGGGTCACACTGCTAGAGTTG GTGCACTGGCATGGAACGCAGACCAGTTGTCATCAGGTAGTCGAGACCGTATGATCCTGCAGAGGGACATTCGCACACCACCTCTCCAGTCTGACCGTCAGTTGCAGGGTCACCGGCAGGAAGTGTGTGGTCTGAAGTGGAGTACAGACCACCAGCTGCTTGCCTCTGGGGGCAACGACAATAAG CTGCTTGTGTGGAACCACTCTAGTACGGCACCAGTGCAGCAGTACACGGATCACCTAGCTGCAGTCAAAGCCATCGCCTGGTCCCCCCACCAGCACGGGCTGTTGGCATCTGGGGGAGGAACGGCTGACCGCTGCATTCGCTTCTGGAACACACTCACCGCACAGCCACTGCAGTGCATGGACACAGGCTCGCAGGTCTGCAACCTGGCATGGTCGAAACATGCCAATGAACTG GTCAGCACACATGGTTACTCTCAGAATCAGATCCTGGTGTGGAAATATCCTGCACTCAGTCAAGTAGCCAAGCTTACTGGACACTCGTACAGGGTGCTCTACCTG GCAATGTCTCCTGATGGTGAGGCCATCGTCACAGGGGCTGGTGATGAAACGCTACGCTTCTGGAATCTCTTTAGTAAAACACGGTCAACAAAG GAATCAGTGTCAGTTTTAAACCTCTTTACCAGGATAAGATAA
- the LOC129810549 gene encoding fizzy-related protein homolog isoform X4, with the protein MDQEYQRRLLRQINIQNENTSPIENEKSPSPNRKTKDVTSDSSKDGLAYSALLKNELLGAGIDKVQDPQTEDRRLQPSTPEKRSLFSYSLSARSTTDEDNGISPYSLSPVSSKSQKLLRSPRKQTRKISKIPFKVLDAPELQDDFYLNLVDWSALNVLSVGLGTCVYLWSACTSQVTRLCDLSVEGNSVTSVGWSERGNHVAVGTHKGYVQIWDAAAGKKLFTLEGHTARVGALAWNADQLSSGSRDRMILQRDIRTPPLQSDRQLQGHRQEVCGLKWSTDHQLLASGGNDNKLLVWNHSSTAPVQQYTDHLAAVKAIAWSPHQHGLLASGGGTADRCIRFWNTLTAQPLQCMDTGSQVCNLAWSKHANELVSTHGYSQNQILVWKYPALSQVAKLTGHSYRVLYLAMSPDGEAIVTGAGDETLRFWNLFSKTRSTKESVSVLNLFTRIR; encoded by the exons ATGGACCAAGAGTATCAGCGTCGCCTGCTTCGGCAGATCAACATTCAGAACGAAAACACCAGCCCCATT GAGAATGAGAAATCACCAAGCCCGAATAGAAAAACAAAGGATGTGACATCTGATAGCAGCAAGG ATGGGCTGGCCTACTCTGCTTTGCTGAAAAATGAGCTGCTCGGAGCAGGCATTGACAAAGTTCAGGACCCCCAGACAGAGGACAGACGGTTGCAGCCATCCACGCCGGAAAAGAGGAGTCTCTTCAGT TACTCACTCAGTGCTAGGAGCACAACAGATGAGGACAATGGCATCTCTCCCTACTCATTGTCACCTGTCAGTAGCAAAAG TCAGAAGTTGCTACGGTCACCCAGGAAGCAGACTCGTAAAATCTCAAAGATCCCATTCAAGGTCTTGGATGCTCCAGAACTACAGGATGACTTCTACCTCAACCTTGTGGACTGGTCTGCTTTAAATGTGCTGAGTGTTGGCTTAGGCACATGCGTCTATCTCTGGAGTGCCTGCACCAGCCAG GTAACTCGTCTGTGTGACTTATCAGTGGAGGGAAATTCTGTTACATCCGTGGGCTGGTCAGAGAGA GGCAATCATGTGGCGGTGGGGACTCACAAAGGCTACGTACAGATCTGGGATGCAGCAGCTGGCAAAAAGCTCTTTACGCTAGAGGGTCACACTGCTAGAGTTG GTGCACTGGCATGGAACGCAGACCAGTTGTCATCAGGTAGTCGAGACCGTATGATCCTGCAGAGGGACATTCGCACACCACCTCTCCAGTCTGACCGTCAGTTGCAGGGTCACCGGCAGGAAGTGTGTGGTCTGAAGTGGAGTACAGACCACCAGCTGCTTGCCTCTGGGGGCAACGACAATAAG CTGCTTGTGTGGAACCACTCTAGTACGGCACCAGTGCAGCAGTACACGGATCACCTAGCTGCAGTCAAAGCCATCGCCTGGTCCCCCCACCAGCACGGGCTGTTGGCATCTGGGGGAGGAACGGCTGACCGCTGCATTCGCTTCTGGAACACACTCACCGCACAGCCACTGCAGTGCATGGACACAGGCTCGCAGGTCTGCAACCTGGCATGGTCGAAACATGCCAATGAACTG GTCAGCACACATGGTTACTCTCAGAATCAGATCCTGGTGTGGAAATATCCTGCACTCAGTCAAGTAGCCAAGCTTACTGGACACTCGTACAGGGTGCTCTACCTG GCAATGTCTCCTGATGGTGAGGCCATCGTCACAGGGGCTGGTGATGAAACGCTACGCTTCTGGAATCTCTTTAGTAAAACACGGTCAACAAAG GAATCAGTGTCAGTTTTAAACCTCTTTACCAGGATAAGATAA